In Planktothrix serta PCC 8927, a single window of DNA contains:
- a CDS encoding DUF3067 family protein, with protein MTGEDLRQLLLNKWGVSYDIQLRRTRGKIFLQIMWKYLEQLSFPMTEADYIAHLNAIADYLNSWGSTEQVRHYILNTREKPRLGKAVSIPLDLGARSSEWMVEEF; from the coding sequence ATGACAGGAGAAGATCTACGTCAACTCTTATTAAATAAATGGGGTGTGTCCTACGATATTCAACTGCGACGGACACGGGGTAAAATCTTCCTACAAATTATGTGGAAATATTTAGAACAACTGTCTTTTCCAATGACAGAAGCGGATTATATTGCTCATTTGAATGCGATCGCCGACTATTTGAATAGTTGGGGAAGTACAGAACAAGTTAGACATTATATTCTCAATACCCGTGAAAAACCGCGTTTAGGAAAAGCCGTTAGTATTCCCCTCGACTTAGGGGCTAGATCTTCAGAATGGATGGTAGAGGAATTTTAG